In Mus musculus strain C57BL/6J chromosome 1, GRCm38.p6 C57BL/6J, a single genomic region encodes these proteins:
- the Serpinb3c gene encoding serine (or cysteine) proteinase inhibitor, clade B, member 3C, with protein sequence MILFPEADGKFTVEMYRQLRESDKNIFYSPISMITALGMLKLGAKGNTEIQIEKVLQCNETTEKTTEKSAHCDDEDNVHEQFQKLITQLNKSNDDYDLKAANSIYGAKGFPLLQTFLEDIKEYYHANVESLDFEHAAEESEKKINFWVKNETNGKIKDLFPSGSLSSSTKLVLVNAVYFKGRWNHKFDENNTIEEMFWLNKNTSIPVPMMKQRNKFMFSFLEDVQAQIVEIPYKGKELSMFVLLPMEIDGLKQLEKQLTAAKLLEWTRAENMHLTELYLWLPRFKVEEKYDLPVPLECMGMVNAFDPQKADFSGMSSTQGLVVSKVLHKSFVEVNEEGTEADPASGEEVILRLAQVADFRCDHPFLFFIIHSKTNSILFFGRISSP encoded by the exons ATGATTCTTTTTCCTGAAGCTGATGGTAAATTCACAGTTGAAATGTACAGGCAGCTCAGAGAATCAGACAAGAACATTTTCTATTCCCCGATCAGCATGATAACAGCACTAGGAATGCTCAAGCTTGGAGCCAAAGGAAACACTGAAATACAAATTGAGAAG GTTCTTCAATGCAATGAAACCACCGAgaagacaacagaaaaatctGCACACTGCGAT GATGAAGATAATGTCCATGAACAATTTCAAAAGCTTATAACTCAGTTAAACAAATCCAATGATGATTATGACCTGAAGGCTGCCAACAGTATCTATGGAGCAAAGGGTTTCCCATTACTCCAG ACATTTTTGGAAGACATTAAGGAATATTATCATGCTAACGTGGAATCACTGGATTTCGAACATGCAGCAGAAGAGAGTGAAAAGAAGATTAATTTCTGGGTGAAAAACGAAACAAACG GAAAAATCAAAGACTTATTTCCTAGTGGGAGCCTGAGCAGTAGCACTAAACTGGTTCTGGTGAATGCAGTGTATTTCAAAGGACGATGGAATCACAAATTTGATGAAAACAATACCATAGAAGAAATGTTTTGGCTGAACAAG AACACAAGTATACCTGTCCCGatgatgaaacaaagaaacaaatttatgTTCAGCTTTCTGGAGGATGTGCAGGCCCAGATTGTGGAAATACCATACAAAGGCAAAGAGCTAAGTATGTTTGTCCTGCTGCCAATGGAAATCGATGGTCTGAAGCAG CTTGAAAAACAACTCACTGCTGCCAAGTTACTAGAGTGGACAAGAGCAGAAAACATGCATTTGACTGAATTGTATTTATGGTTGCCTCGGTTCAAAGTGGAAGAGAAGTATGACCTCCCAGTCCCATTGGAATGCATGGGGATGGTCAATGCCTTTGATCCACAGAAGGCTGACTTCTCTGGCATGAGCAGCACTCAAGGTCTCGTGGTGTCTAAAGTTTTACACAAGTCCTTTGTGGAGGTAAATGAAGAGGGAACAGAAGCTGATCCTGCCTCGGGGGAGGAAGTCATTTTAAGATTAGCACAGGTAGCAGATTTCCGTTGTGATCATCCTTTCCTATTCTTCATCATTCACAGCAAGACCAACAGCATCCTCTTCTTTGGCAGAATCTCCTCCCCTTAA